The nucleotide sequence GACCAAACAGTATCAAGGGATGAATGATGTCATAATGCATACGATAGAAACAAATAACAATGCATCAATGTACATACAAGAAGATCAGCATTCTTACCCTTCGAACATTTTTTGCAGCCGTGTCGACTTGATGTTCATCTGCACAGACAAGAAGTTTATTTTCTTGCATACCTAATCAGACGAtgtaaaaatttaaaatgtgcttttttttaaaaaaaagcatggTTATTTTTGTACCAGTATCATCCTTGAGTGTTTTATCTGTAGAGCTGTTTGCAGATTTAACCTTGTCATCAATATCCAAACTCGCATTGCTCAGGTCATTGACTAGATCATCAGTTTTCCAAGAGGGAGATGCACGTTTTATGAAAAAATCAACACTCAAAGCACCTGCTTCTTGTTGACTAGAAGCTAAAGCATCAAACATCTGGAGACCAGAAGGCATGTATAAGACTAAAAGAACAGAAAAATTGAGGATACTTCTGAACAAGAAGACAGTTTCTTATGCAAATAACAGTAGATGGTAATTGAAAAATCAAAATGTCCGCAACAGAATTACAGAGCAGATAGGGGACACAGCATGCAAATCTACTTGGAACAACAGAGAGTAGCATGGTATTTAGAGAAAAGGCAATCAGTTGCAAGGACAAATCAGAGAGGATGACGTTGCGAAATTAGTAGCATAGCAAAGATGAGCACGTTGTTATGTACCCTTGTACATTTCCATGAAAccaaaaaagaaagataagAAATTATATTACTAAGTCGCGAGACAATTCTGACCTCCTTGGACAAAATAGATTTCAGGTTGTTCGTTGGCAGCTGTTTTTGCCATTCTGTTTCCTGCAAGAAAGCTTTAATGTGAGATGGATCCTCAAAATTTAGGCTAAGCAATTAACTAGCTCCCAGAATGGAAAAATACCTGAGTACCTTCCATATCCATGGGATCTGCAGGTAAACAAACTACAACATCACTTATCTATTTCAAATCAGTATAACAGTATTCAAATACTACAAAACATTGACAATGTTCCTACAGTTCTAATAAATGTAGTTTTCTTGTTTATAGGCTTTTGGCACTACAATTACATCCACAATTCACTTGTGCACCCTAGATTCTTAATAGCTAGGGCTTTCCCCACAATGTCACACATCTAACCTAGCAAAGGCACAAGTGACACTACAATAGATAGGAAAATGGTTTCCAAAATCACTTGAATCACAACTTCAACTGTCTGCTGTAAACTCATGATTCCTCCAAAGTGCGATGGATTAATTTTTTGTTTCCAAAACAGAGCATCATGATCCAATTATCTACGTTTTCTATCCAAAATCATAACCAAGCCTACTAATACAACTCATCAATTGAATTTAACAATAGTACCTAAACCACTGACATCTACTCGGATTCCATTCCGAGTAATATCCCTCAGACCAACGCTGGGAAACTAACCAAACCTGAACACATCACTCCCCAGTCCCCACCCccaccttaaaaaaaaaaaaacaatctagaTGCTACATTCGCGACGGAGGATGCGATTAACAACCGACAGCGCCGCGCAtcaggaggggggagggggatgcAAACCGGAACCTGAGCCGACGTGGCCCCCATTGCACGCGACGAAGAAGATCGACGGCGCGAGAACGAAGAGGAACACGACGACCACCAGCGGCGCCACcacgccgcgcctccctcctccgccgccgccggccgtggaGTACGGGAGCCGCTTCGAGTTCGCCATCTCCAGCGAAGGGTAGGATCCGCGGGGGTCCACCTCGCCGGAGAGTGCACGTAcgtcgcgcgcggcgcgcttccctctccgcctcctccgccgagaGTGGGGTGGGGGGAGTGGCGTGGTGAGGGGAAGCCTGGAAAGGAAGGGGAAAGCACCCGAAGATGTGAGGCAACCGATGGTGGGCTATTTGGGCCTTTTTGAAAACCATCTAGGCTTCTGCCTTGTCTACGGCCCCGTTTAGATGGGCCAAATTAAGGCCCACCTATGTGTATGGGCTAGTATGAAacaaaggttaaaaaaaaaagaggtggtCTAAAAGTGAAAATATTGGTTAAGGGTTCGTGGTGAAACTAGGGTAAAAATAATTAGTCCAATGTTAAATGAACTCTACTTTAATTAACTTATTTGGCCCTATTTAGCACAACTCCGGATTTaagatttccttttttttagttATGTATTTTTAGCTCCACAAATGCATGAATCGAAATCTAAGGTTACATCAAAAATATCTAGATTAGTCATTTTGTTCTTAGTTTAGACTAAATATAATATTTGAAACCAATACAATTTAACATACATACTTCAAATCCAACGTAAAATTGGGAGCTAGAGTTCTGCCAAATAAATCCTTTATTTTGTCAACCAGTTCATAAAATCTTTGGTAACCTTAGAGTTTAGGAATTTAATAGTATAGGACCTCCATTTTGAAATATATGACGCCTTGACCTTTTAATTTTTGGATATAATGTTTCACAATTTGTCTTATTTAGAATACTATGCAAGTACTtcttttgtttcatattataagacattttgggTTTCGAATAGATTTATGCATGGATCCATATATGTGCATCATATACGTGTCtaaattcatatagatgttagttAATCTAGATGTGGGGTCGAGAGGCCAAAACGTCTTATAGCATGAAACAAAGGAGGtaacatttattttgtatttgatatgttttatcattaaaggtACTTTAACAATTATTGCAATAAatctttaaataaaatgaattgctcaacatcatgtctaaaAATTAATAGCATTAttacatatttaaaaatatagggAGTAATGGATCGGACGAGATGAGTACATGTAGTGAGTGGTTCTCCGATTAGTTTTAGGGCTGGTTTTCATTACTTTTATTGCCTGGATCTCTTTTAATGATTTTCAGGCAATCAAAAAAATCTACCCCAAATTACAAAAATCAAACTTTGAATTCAAAAAACGCTTTAAATCTAAAGGAGTACCAAGCAGATCCATCTCGGCCACTCAATATGTTGGTCCATATCAAGCCAGTTAAGTTTCAACTAGAGAGATAGCATAGGTTACTTTCAGAAAaaacaaaaggggaaaaaacagAGAGCATAAGAGTCGTTTTATAGCAGTAGAAAGAAGCAAGAGTTACACGCAtcaaggtggtgtttggatcagggACTTTAGtcctatatttagacactaatttagagtataaaatatagactacttacaaaactaattcaataaatgaaagctaattcgcgagacaaattttttaaacctaattaattgataattagagaatgtttactgtagcatcacataagctaatcatggattaattaggctcaatatattcgtctcgtgaattagtccaaaatTATTGATGagtttttattaatagtctacgtttaatatttataattagtgtccaaacatccaatgtgatagggacttaaaaacAGGGCCCAAGCACACCATAGAAAAAAGACGCCCCACATCACGGTTGCAGACAAAGTTGCAGATTCCAGCAATGACGCAATTAAAACCGAAAATTATCTCTCAACCATCCATTCGATCCATCAACTCATgcggtgatcgatcgatcagctggAGAGAAAGTTCCAGTGACAGGTTCATCAAAATTAAGCCGGCAGGCAAGCCTGAAAGCTACCGTTAacgcattttatttttttcagaacAACTGACACCGGCCGTGTATTTACTCCACTTAATAGAAGCACCTCTGATCAGGCTGGGTGATCTTCTCCGTCAGCTTTTTACATCATATCTACTCCGCCAAGTTGCATCCACGGATGTAAGGGTGATCATACTTTATATACCTTGTCCAATATGGTCTGTACTTGGTCATTGCTAACTCCAGCCATGGCTTCATGTTACCGTTGTAATGAACAACAGCAGCATTATCTATCTCTGAGCGATCAATGCTTGGGTTGTATCCTAATCCAAGGACATGCCACGACTTGTCAAGGGGATGCGTCAACTTGTAGAAGGTTAAGAGGCCAGGTGGAAGCGTCCCAAGCTTCCAAAGAACCCGGTCTTCATTCTGTTAGAAGAAAAATAGCAAGAATAATGTTAGACTAAATCATGTTGCATTACAGTTTCTTCTCTAAATCAATGTGATCCAATAATGAAAGTAGTAGTCTCACCATGCTTTGCCACTTGTGGTAGATCCCAGTGATATCTTTCTTCTTCCACTCCTTCAGATCAAAGATGTTCATTCCATAAGCCCAGCCACATGCATTTGGATCAAAGTTCCGAGCAATATGTGGATTGGAAAAGTTAAGGTACTTGTCAAAACGATGGAAACTCTCCCCACAGGTCTCCACTGCACCATTGACCTTCCCATTAAGATCAACGTCCCATAATCCTGTCAAATCTTTCTGCACGACTATGTCATCATCAAGGAAAAGTATCTTATCCAACTTTGGATAGACCTGTGGGAGATAAAATCTCAAGTGGTTCAGCATGGAGAGGTACTTGGGGTTACGATACTTTAGGTTTGAAGAACCCGCAGAGAGAGTGGTGGGGCGGTCAGCCTTGAAATAATACTCTTTCATGGCTGCAGACTCAAGTTGTCGTAAAACAGGACAGTACGATGAGTTCAACCACTTAAATTCATCTACGTTCTCAACATGGATGGTGGCCTTCCCAGGTGGGTTCAGCAAAAACCACATGTTCATGGCTCCAAAGTTCAACTTATCAGTCACAAGATGGAAAACATGCTTCTCAGGCTCCTGAAAAGGTTATGCCATACATAGTTGTCAGAACACTTATCACTTATCACAGTTTGCATTTGATTAAAGAGGAAGACAGAAACTACCTTAGCATTCATTATGGTTGAGTTCACAACAACAGATGCTGCCAAGACATTGTCTGAGAAAAGTGCATAGTGGTAGAGCTCTGGATTTTCCAAGTTCTCGCTCCTCGGGAACTTCCTTTTCTCCAACGGGAGGAGATAGTAATCTATTGTTAAGCGCATCGACAAACAATGAATGCTGTTTGGAATTGTCTTCGCAGCCAACTGGCTAAGAAATGTACTCTgcttcttcaagctcctgaCTTGTTCATCTGCTGACTGAAGCATAGCTCTAAGTCTCTGAGTAACCGCCTTGCAATCATACACATCTTCTCTAGCCTTGGATAGAAGTTGACCCATTACTCTGACTTTCTCAGGTGCACTGCAAAGTACATTATTTGTCACGATGGAGAACAAGATAAGATATCAGATATGAAGTGAAAATAGATAAGATATCAGATCACAGATATAACACCTATGATGAAGGTCAGAATCAGCAGTAGCCTCTCCAACAGCCCTCTGGCTTTCCTTGATCCTGGTTTGCAGCTCTTGATAAAGATCATTCTTGTTCTTTGATTTAGCAAGCACAGAATAAACACGTGCCATGATAATCTGGTCTCTCATCAATCTAACTGTTGAATCTGAGTTCTCATTCTCATTCTCTTTTCTCCAAATGCTGTATTTCCCAAGGACAGCAGAATCTACAGCCTTTGATCGTTCAATAGCAGCATTCTCCAGCTTAACACGTGCTTCATCATCTTTCCTTACCAAATCCATTGCCCTCTTTTCACGCCTTTTCTCCCTTAGTTTCTTTAGCGACCAAAACATATCAAGGGAAGTATTAGGTCATAAGAAATGGATATCGATAGAAACAAACAACAATGTATCAATGTACATACAAGAAGACCAGCATGCTTACCCTTCGAGCATTTTTTGCAGGTGCATCGACTTGATGTTCAGCTGCACAGAAAAGAAGTATATTTTCTTGAGTACCTAATCGGATTGTGTGAAATGTGCTTTTCAAAAAAAGTCATGGTTATTTTTATACCAGTATCATCCTTGGGTGTTTTATCTGTCAGTGATAACTCATGTTCTGCAGAACTGTTTTCAGATTTAACCTTGTCATCAACATCCAAACTAGCATTGCTCAGGTCATTGACTAGATCATCAGTTTTCCAAGAGGGAGATGCACGTTTTCTGAAAAAATCAACACTCAAAGTGCCTGCTTCTTGTTGACTAGAAGCTAAAGCATCGATCATCTGGAGACCAAAAGGTATGCATAAGACTAAAAGCACAGAAAAATCGAGGATACTTCTGAACAAGATGACAGTTTCCTATGCAAATAACAGTAGATGGTAATTGAAAAATCAAAATGTTCGCAACAGAATTACAGAGCAGATAGAGGACACAGCATGCAAATCTACTTGGAACAATAGAGAGTAGCATGGTATTTAGAGAAAGGGCAATCAGTTGCAAGGACAAATCAGAGATCATGACATTTCGAAATTAGTAGCATAGCAAAGATGAGCATGTTGTTATGTACCCTTGTACATTTCCATGAAACCAAAAAATAAAGATAAGAAATTATATTACTAAGTCGCAAGACAATTCTGACCTCCTTGGACAAAATAGATTTCAGGTTGTTTGTTGCCAGTTGTTTTTGCCAATCTGTTTCCTGCAAGCAAGCTTTAAAGTGAGATGGATCCTCAAAATTTAGGCTAGTAAACCAATTGACTAGCTCCCAGAAAAGATAAATACCTGATTACCTTCCCTATCCTTGGGATCTGCAGGTAAACAGAATACAACATCACTTACATATTTCAAATCAGTATAGCAGTATTCAAATACTACAAAACATTGACAATGTTCCTACAGTTCTTATAAATGCAGTTTTCTTGTTTATGGGCTTTTGGCACTAGAATTACACCCACAATTCACTTGTGCGCCCTAGCTTCTTAATAGCTGGGGCTTTCCGCACAATGTCACACATCTAACATTCTAACCTCGCAATGGCACAAGTGACACTACAAGAGAGGGGAAAATGATTTCCAAAATCACTTGAAGCACAACTTCAATTGTCTGCTGTAAACTCATGATTTCTCCAAAGTGAGATTGATTATTTGCGTTTCCAAAACAAAGCATCATGATCCAATTATCTATATACAGAGTTCTCATCCAAAATCATACCATACCCTGTAAATACAACTCATCAATTGCATTTAACAACAGTACCACTAAAATCTACTCGGATTCCATTCCGGCAATATCCATGAGACCAACGCTGGGAAATTTACCAAACCTGAAGACATCACTCCCAGTCCCCACCCcaccaaaaaaataataataaaatctaGATGCTACATcaggggggggggagagggggggtgCAAACCGGAACCTGAGGCGACGTGGACGTGGCCCCCATTGCGCGCGACGAAGAAGatcgacggcgcgagcacgaagaGGAACACGAGGACCACCAGCGGCGCCACCacgccggagccggaggcgccgccgcgcctcccccctcctcctcctcctcccccgccgccgccggccgtggaGTACGGGAGCCGCTTCGAGTTCGCCATCCGCCGgatccggccgccgcggcggcgagggc is from Oryza sativa Japonica Group chromosome 9, ASM3414082v1 and encodes:
- the LOC4347671 gene encoding polygalacturonate 4-alpha-galacturonosyltransferase yields the protein MANSKRLPYSTAGGGGGGGGGGGRRGGASGSGVVAPLVVLVFLFVLAPSIFFVARNGGHVHVASDPKDREGNQETDWQKQLATNNLKSILSKEMIDALASSQQEAGTLSVDFFRKRASPSWKTDDLVNDLSNASLDVDDKVKSENSSAEHELSLTDKTPKDDTAEHQVDAPAKNARRKLREKRREKRAMDLVRKDDEARVKLENAAIERSKAVDSAVLGKYSIWRKENENENSDSTVRLMRDQIIMARVYSVLAKSKNKNDLYQELQTRIKESQRAVGEATADSDLHHSAPEKVRVMGQLLSKAREDVYDCKAVTQRLRAMLQSADEQVRSLKKQSTFLSQLAAKTIPNSIHCLSMRLTIDYYLLPLEKRKFPRSENLENPELYHYALFSDNVLAASVVVNSTIMNAKEPEKHVFHLVTDKLNFGAMNMWFLLNPPGKATIHVENVDEFKWLNSSYCPVLRQLESAAMKEYYFKADRPTTLSAGSSNLKYRNPKYLSMLNHLRFYLPQVYPKLDKILFLDDDIVVQKDLTGLWDVDLNGKVNGAVETCGESFHRFDKYLNFSNPHIARNFDPNACGWAYGMNIFDLKEWKKKDITGIYHKWQSMNEDRVLWKLGTLPPGLLTFYKLTHPLDKSWHVLGLGYNPSIDRSEIDNAAVVHYNGNMKPWLELAMTKYRPYWTRYIKYDHPYIRGCNLAE
- the LOC4347671 gene encoding polygalacturonate 4-alpha-galacturonosyltransferase isoform X1; translated protein: MANSKRLPYSTAGGGGGGGGGGGRRGGASGSGVVAPLVVLVFLFVLAPSIFFVARNGGHVHVASGSDPKDREGNQETDWQKQLATNNLKSILSKEMIDALASSQQEAGTLSVDFFRKRASPSWKTDDLVNDLSNASLDVDDKVKSENSSAEHELSLTDKTPKDDTAEHQVDAPAKNARRKLREKRREKRAMDLVRKDDEARVKLENAAIERSKAVDSAVLGKYSIWRKENENENSDSTVRLMRDQIIMARVYSVLAKSKNKNDLYQELQTRIKESQRAVGEATADSDLHHSAPEKVRVMGQLLSKAREDVYDCKAVTQRLRAMLQSADEQVRSLKKQSTFLSQLAAKTIPNSIHCLSMRLTIDYYLLPLEKRKFPRSENLENPELYHYALFSDNVLAASVVVNSTIMNAKEPEKHVFHLVTDKLNFGAMNMWFLLNPPGKATIHVENVDEFKWLNSSYCPVLRQLESAAMKEYYFKADRPTTLSAGSSNLKYRNPKYLSMLNHLRFYLPQVYPKLDKILFLDDDIVVQKDLTGLWDVDLNGKVNGAVETCGESFHRFDKYLNFSNPHIARNFDPNACGWAYGMNIFDLKEWKKKDITGIYHKWQSMNEDRVLWKLGTLPPGLLTFYKLTHPLDKSWHVLGLGYNPSIDRSEIDNAAVVHYNGNMKPWLELAMTKYRPYWTRYIKYDHPYIRGCNLAE